The proteins below are encoded in one region of Holophagaceae bacterium:
- a CDS encoding beta-aspartyl-peptidase yields MTAPSEAPAQTLTLLRNADTYAPEALGLKDVLIGAGKVLWIGRSASDLGAFQADEVDLAGRRLIPGLIDCHAHVTGGGGEAGAHTRVPAVPLSRFTLGGVTTVVGVLGTDCATRTMRDLVATVNGLRNEGMGAYAWTGGYPVPPLTLTGSVRDDIAFVDCILGVGELAISDHRSSQPTLDEFLRIASDAHLGGLFTGKAGLVHLHLGNGPRGLSLIREALAVSELPPRVFHPTHVNRRKALFDEALDLARSGCSIDLTAFPVEEGEDAWTAAQGLRRYLDSGAPRERVSISSDGGGCLPRFDGEGRITRMGVGSPGSLMETLLELLASGEALERVLPAFTSNPAGLLRLPSKGRIRVGGDADLVVLGPSGAADVMMKGAWFVRSGAALRRGMFEEPVP; encoded by the coding sequence ATGACCGCACCTTCCGAAGCCCCGGCACAAACACTCACGCTGCTCCGCAACGCAGATACCTACGCGCCGGAGGCCTTGGGTCTGAAGGATGTCCTGATCGGCGCTGGGAAAGTGCTTTGGATCGGAAGGAGCGCATCCGATCTTGGCGCCTTCCAGGCTGATGAGGTTGATCTTGCAGGGCGTCGCCTGATCCCGGGATTGATCGATTGCCACGCCCACGTGACTGGCGGCGGCGGCGAGGCCGGTGCCCACACGCGGGTGCCCGCCGTGCCCCTCTCCCGCTTCACGCTGGGCGGCGTCACCACGGTGGTGGGTGTGCTGGGAACGGATTGCGCCACGCGCACCATGCGCGATCTGGTGGCCACCGTGAATGGCTTGCGCAACGAAGGCATGGGCGCTTACGCGTGGACCGGCGGCTATCCTGTGCCGCCGCTGACCCTCACCGGCAGCGTGCGCGACGACATCGCCTTCGTGGATTGCATCCTGGGCGTCGGGGAACTGGCCATCTCCGACCACCGCTCCAGCCAGCCCACCCTCGACGAATTCCTGCGCATCGCTTCGGACGCCCACCTGGGCGGCCTTTTCACCGGCAAAGCCGGCCTTGTCCATCTCCATCTCGGAAACGGGCCGCGGGGCCTGTCGCTGATCCGCGAGGCCCTCGCGGTGAGCGAGCTGCCGCCCCGCGTCTTCCATCCCACCCACGTGAACCGCCGCAAAGCCCTCTTCGACGAGGCGCTGGACTTGGCGCGATCCGGCTGCAGCATCGACCTCACGGCCTTCCCCGTGGAGGAAGGCGAAGACGCCTGGACCGCCGCCCAGGGGCTGCGGCGGTACCTCGACAGCGGCGCGCCCCGGGAACGGGTGAGCATCAGTTCAGACGGCGGCGGCTGCCTGCCCCGCTTCGATGGCGAGGGCCGCATCACGCGCATGGGCGTGGGCTCTCCCGGCTCCCTGATGGAGACGCTGCTGGAGCTGCTGGCTTCCGGCGAGGCCCTGGAGCGCGTGCTGCCCGCGTTCACATCCAATCCCGCGGGCCTGCTGCGGCTGCCCTCCAAGGGGCGGATCCGGGTGGGCGGCGACGCGGATCTCGTGGTCCTTGGACCCTCGGGCGCCGCGGATGTGATGATGAAGGGCGCCTGGTTCGTGCGTTCGGGCGCGGCGCTGCGGCGCGGCATGTTCGAGGAGCCGGTTCCATGA
- a CDS encoding PAS domain S-box protein, giving the protein MPAYSLPWIVVGLASAAALWSSWTARRRGLERDQAAATLARVADVAGLLIAQVDLEGRWLQVPAELCGLLGQAESGLLGKPVYECLHPEDQARCKSDCADLLNGGRLSCALEARVPRPDGSEIWIQLNGTPIEGSAGHPLYIQAIVRDISQARAVAQSLKDSEEKFRTLSDNINCGVFLYTDVFHYINPGMEAITGYGAEELLGQPIWTPVHPDEQELVRQRGEARRRGEAVPDRYTLKLLHKDGQTTIYTDFIARAVKLGGQVYGLGTAFDITDRVVAAEDRLRMERQILEAQKLESLGLMAGGIAHDFNNLLTVILGNASIIVEEAPQKSLLQACATTVVDTCHRASDLTRQMLAYSGRGRFVVEPTDLNTAVKGIATLVESALPKLITLRYELGQDLPGINADRAQLQQVILNLVTNAGESMADGSGIITVSTGFQQLEEDDIAGAYAGQELQPGPHLFLDVADSGKGMDESTKAHIFEPFFTTKATGRGLGLAAIQGIVRGHKGGIWIYSLPGKGTTFRVLLPALGAPVAVADEASALPDGWRGSGLVLVVDDEEPIRTMAAAALKRVGFEVVEASDGQEGIEAFRRHAPELRAVLLDFVMPVMGGEAALEEMARIAPEVPVIFSSGYEGDSQGPDATGNRPFLQKPYTIKELVAKLRDVVG; this is encoded by the coding sequence ATGCCCGCTTATTCACTCCCATGGATCGTGGTGGGACTGGCCTCGGCGGCCGCGCTCTGGTCCTCCTGGACCGCCCGGCGGCGCGGCCTCGAGCGTGACCAGGCCGCGGCCACCCTGGCGCGGGTGGCGGATGTCGCAGGGCTCCTCATCGCGCAAGTGGATCTCGAGGGCCGCTGGCTGCAGGTTCCTGCGGAGCTCTGCGGGCTGCTCGGCCAGGCGGAATCCGGGCTGCTGGGAAAACCCGTCTACGAATGCCTGCATCCAGAGGACCAGGCGCGCTGCAAATCCGATTGCGCGGACCTCTTGAACGGCGGGCGGCTCTCCTGCGCCCTGGAGGCTCGGGTGCCGCGCCCGGACGGCAGCGAAATCTGGATCCAGCTCAACGGCACGCCCATCGAGGGCAGCGCCGGGCATCCGCTCTACATCCAGGCCATCGTGCGGGACATCAGCCAGGCCCGTGCCGTGGCCCAGTCCCTGAAGGACAGCGAGGAAAAATTCCGCACCCTGTCCGACAACATCAATTGCGGCGTGTTCCTTTACACGGATGTGTTCCATTACATCAATCCGGGCATGGAAGCCATCACGGGCTACGGGGCCGAGGAACTGCTGGGGCAGCCCATCTGGACGCCGGTGCATCCCGACGAACAGGAACTAGTGCGGCAGCGCGGCGAGGCCCGGCGCCGCGGCGAGGCGGTGCCAGACCGCTACACCCTGAAGCTGCTCCACAAGGACGGGCAGACGACGATCTACACGGATTTCATCGCCCGGGCGGTGAAGCTCGGAGGCCAGGTCTACGGGCTCGGAACGGCTTTCGACATCACGGACCGCGTGGTGGCCGCGGAGGACCGCCTGCGGATGGAGCGGCAGATCCTGGAGGCCCAGAAACTGGAGAGCCTCGGCTTGATGGCGGGGGGCATCGCCCACGATTTCAACAATCTGCTCACCGTCATCCTCGGCAACGCCAGCATCATCGTGGAGGAGGCTCCGCAGAAAAGCCTGCTCCAGGCCTGCGCCACGACCGTCGTGGACACCTGCCACCGGGCCTCGGACCTCACCCGCCAGATGCTCGCCTACTCGGGGCGCGGCCGGTTCGTGGTGGAGCCCACGGATCTCAATACCGCCGTGAAGGGCATCGCGACGCTGGTGGAATCCGCCCTCCCGAAACTCATCACGCTGCGCTACGAGCTGGGCCAGGATCTGCCGGGAATCAACGCGGACCGGGCCCAGTTGCAGCAGGTGATCCTGAACCTGGTCACCAACGCCGGGGAATCCATGGCCGACGGCAGCGGCATCATCACCGTGAGCACCGGCTTCCAGCAGCTGGAGGAGGATGACATCGCGGGCGCCTACGCCGGGCAGGAACTCCAGCCAGGCCCCCACCTCTTCCTGGATGTGGCCGACAGCGGCAAGGGCATGGATGAATCCACCAAGGCCCACATCTTCGAGCCCTTCTTCACCACCAAGGCCACGGGCAGGGGCCTGGGCCTCGCGGCCATCCAGGGCATCGTGCGCGGCCACAAGGGCGGCATCTGGATCTACAGCCTGCCGGGGAAGGGCACCACCTTCCGCGTCCTCTTGCCCGCCCTCGGCGCGCCGGTGGCGGTGGCAGACGAGGCTTCAGCCCTGCCGGACGGCTGGCGCGGATCGGGCCTGGTGTTGGTGGTGGACGATGAGGAGCCGATCCGCACCATGGCCGCCGCGGCCCTGAAACGGGTAGGCTTCGAGGTGGTGGAGGCCAGCGACGGGCAGGAGGGCATCGAAGCCTTCCGCCGGCACGCTCCGGAACTCCGCGCGGTGCTGCTCGATTTCGTCATGCCCGTGATGGGCGGAGAAGCCGCGCTCGAGGAGATGGCGCGCATCGCGCCGGAAGTGCCGGTGATCTTCAGTTCCGGCTACGAAGGCGATTCCCAGGGCCCGGACGCCACTGGCAACCGGCCCTTCCTGCAGAAGCCCTACACCATCAAGGAACTGGTTGCAAAACTGCGGGACGTGGTGGGGTGA
- a CDS encoding cyanophycinase: MSPSKVPEGEQRGFIIPIGGAEEKEHDPRILKRFVALCGGGEADIVVIPTASRLKDTGARYEGIFKHLGAGRVTALDFDTRRDCFERGRLARIEQASGIFFTGGNQLRLTTILGGTPLAKLLRSLNARGVHTAGTSAGASFLSEHMIAFGEEGAVPTLGCVSLAPGLGLTNRFIIDQHFRQRDRLGRLLSALAFNPFSVGLGLDEDTAAFIGPDNLLEVEGKGGITVVDAANIEYSGIDDTDPGQPICMLGLTVHVLVSGASFNLSTREAFPGPDARSWTKASN, encoded by the coding sequence ATGAGTCCAAGCAAGGTGCCCGAGGGCGAGCAGCGCGGCTTCATCATCCCCATCGGCGGCGCCGAGGAGAAGGAGCACGACCCGCGCATCCTGAAGCGCTTCGTGGCCCTGTGCGGGGGCGGGGAGGCCGACATCGTGGTCATCCCCACCGCCAGCCGCCTCAAGGACACCGGCGCCCGCTACGAGGGCATCTTCAAGCATCTGGGCGCGGGCCGGGTCACGGCCCTGGATTTCGACACCCGGCGGGACTGTTTTGAACGGGGCCGCCTGGCGCGCATCGAGCAGGCCAGCGGCATCTTCTTCACCGGCGGCAACCAGCTGCGGCTCACCACGATCCTCGGCGGCACGCCCTTGGCCAAGCTGCTGCGCAGCCTCAACGCCCGGGGCGTGCACACCGCTGGGACTTCTGCGGGGGCGAGCTTCCTCAGCGAGCACATGATCGCCTTCGGCGAGGAGGGCGCCGTGCCCACCCTTGGCTGCGTGAGCCTGGCGCCAGGCCTGGGGCTCACGAACCGCTTCATCATCGACCAGCATTTCCGCCAGCGGGACCGGCTGGGGCGCCTCCTCTCGGCGCTCGCCTTCAACCCTTTCTCCGTGGGCCTGGGCCTGGACGAAGACACCGCCGCCTTCATCGGTCCTGACAATCTGCTGGAGGTCGAAGGCAAGGGCGGCATCACGGTGGTGGACGCCGCGAACATCGAATATTCGGGCATCGACGACACGGATCCAGGCCAGCCCATCTGCATGCTCGGCCTGACGGTCCACGTGCTGGTGTCCGGAGCCTCGTTCAACCTCAGCACCCGGGAGGCCTTTCCAGGCCCCGACGCGCGTTCCTGGACCAAAGCCAGCAACTGA
- a CDS encoding asparaginase, protein MARLLLLHTGGTLGMAPSGDPSSLAPGPYLDHVLERVPELRDLAELQVEVPFNCDSASMEPGQILDLAAHIRSRAAAFDGVVLIHGTDTMAFTASLLGFLLADLGKPVVITGSQRPLSYVRSDARENLVDAVDLATRGVNEVGIVFGTRWLRGVATDKLSVHRYEAFDSPNLAPLAEIGMDLAIHPQAGKFERRMPSAYGSAFASDIAVYRPFPGMHWELPGEGARGVLIETYGAGNLPMERADLLGLLRRCRERGLPVVATTQCASGSVDLEAYALGRALGAEGGISAGKHTRWAALAKLGLLLGAGSGLDEVRSSFATSWAGEPV, encoded by the coding sequence ATGGCGCGCTTGCTTCTTCTGCATACCGGCGGCACCTTGGGCATGGCGCCCAGCGGCGACCCTTCTTCACTGGCGCCTGGACCCTACCTGGACCATGTGCTGGAGCGGGTTCCGGAACTCCGGGACCTGGCGGAGCTGCAGGTGGAAGTGCCCTTCAATTGCGACTCGGCATCCATGGAACCGGGCCAGATCCTCGATCTGGCCGCGCACATCCGCAGCCGCGCCGCGGCCTTCGATGGCGTGGTGCTGATCCATGGCACGGACACGATGGCCTTCACGGCGTCGCTGCTGGGCTTCCTGCTGGCGGACCTGGGCAAGCCCGTGGTGATCACGGGCTCCCAAAGGCCCTTGTCCTATGTGCGCAGCGATGCGCGAGAGAACCTGGTGGACGCGGTGGATCTCGCCACCCGGGGCGTCAACGAAGTGGGCATCGTCTTCGGCACCCGGTGGCTGCGGGGCGTGGCCACGGACAAGCTGAGCGTGCACCGCTACGAAGCCTTCGACAGCCCGAACCTGGCGCCGCTCGCCGAGATCGGCATGGACCTGGCGATCCATCCCCAGGCGGGGAAATTCGAGCGGCGCATGCCGAGCGCCTACGGCTCCGCCTTCGCCAGCGACATCGCCGTCTACCGGCCCTTTCCCGGCATGCATTGGGAGCTGCCGGGCGAAGGCGCCCGGGGCGTCCTCATCGAGACCTACGGCGCGGGCAACCTGCCCATGGAACGGGCGGATCTGCTGGGGTTGCTGCGCCGCTGCCGCGAGCGCGGCCTGCCGGTGGTGGCCACCACCCAGTGCGCCTCGGGCTCCGTGGACCTGGAGGCCTACGCCCTGGGCCGGGCCCTGGGAGCCGAGGGCGGCATCAGCGCCGGCAAGCACACCCGCTGGGCGGCGCTGGCCAAGCTGGGCTTGCTGCTGGGCGCGGGCAGCGGGCTTGATGAAGTCCGTAGTTCCTTCGCGACCTCATGGGCGGGCGAACCCGTTTGA
- a CDS encoding FAD-binding oxidoreductase, producing the protein MSAFPVFRLPHAEVLDQSESLEPYRSDESHVAGALPLAVVKPRSREDLRELVRLAKAESFALVPRGAGTGKAGGCVPAGRAVVVDMGLWPGKIQVSNQNLTLSAPASAWLRDVKSAAEEANLFYPPDPNSWPLCAFGGSLATNAGGPNACKYGMTRNWVLAVDALMADGEIHSFGIGSVKANAGPNLAQLLVGSEGIFGMITGATVRLIPRPAEFLTLLLPVTDFHDLLELPGSLCAAGFLPSAFEFFDPAVLDELREGGPEEARRLPGQALAILEFDDRGCTSEAFISSLTDALGPASEHLQLASDARQREQIWNIRRLTSAFLKERHPKKISEDIVVPRNRIPAFFDGLEKLGIPAVTYGHLGDGNLHVNLLAAGETEPAELERQLMELFKLAVGLGGALSGEHGIGLAKRDAFLALGDPVQIELLRGLKRAWDPEGIFNPGKVV; encoded by the coding sequence ATGTCTGCCTTCCCGGTATTCCGGCTGCCCCATGCCGAGGTCCTCGATCAATCCGAGAGCCTGGAGCCCTACCGCTCCGATGAATCCCACGTGGCGGGGGCGCTGCCCTTGGCTGTGGTGAAACCGAGGAGCCGGGAGGATCTCCGCGAACTCGTCCGCCTCGCCAAGGCAGAAAGCTTCGCCCTGGTCCCCCGGGGCGCAGGCACCGGCAAGGCTGGGGGCTGCGTGCCCGCGGGCCGCGCGGTGGTGGTGGACATGGGTTTATGGCCAGGGAAGATCCAGGTCTCGAACCAGAATCTGACCCTCTCCGCCCCGGCGAGCGCGTGGCTGCGGGACGTGAAATCGGCGGCGGAGGAAGCGAATCTCTTCTATCCGCCGGATCCCAATTCATGGCCCCTCTGCGCCTTCGGCGGGAGCCTGGCCACCAACGCCGGCGGGCCCAATGCCTGCAAGTACGGCATGACCCGGAACTGGGTCCTCGCGGTGGATGCCCTCATGGCCGACGGCGAAATCCACAGTTTCGGCATCGGCAGCGTGAAGGCCAATGCGGGGCCGAACCTCGCCCAGCTGCTCGTCGGCAGCGAAGGCATCTTTGGAATGATCACGGGCGCCACGGTGCGGCTCATTCCAAGGCCCGCGGAATTCCTGACGCTGCTGCTGCCGGTAACGGATTTCCACGATTTATTGGAACTGCCGGGAAGCCTTTGTGCGGCAGGATTCCTGCCGTCGGCCTTCGAGTTTTTCGACCCGGCGGTGCTGGATGAACTGCGGGAGGGCGGACCCGAAGAAGCGCGCCGCCTGCCTGGCCAGGCCCTTGCGATCCTGGAATTCGATGACCGGGGCTGCACATCGGAAGCCTTCATCTCCTCGCTCACCGATGCGCTGGGGCCGGCCTCGGAGCACCTGCAGCTTGCTTCTGATGCGCGGCAGCGGGAGCAGATCTGGAACATCCGGCGGCTGACCTCGGCCTTCCTGAAGGAACGCCATCCGAAAAAAATCAGCGAGGATATCGTGGTGCCCCGCAACCGTATCCCTGCGTTTTTCGATGGCCTCGAAAAACTGGGAATCCCCGCCGTGACCTACGGCCACCTGGGCGATGGGAATCTCCACGTGAACCTGCTGGCGGCGGGTGAAACAGAACCGGCGGAACTGGAACGGCAGTTGATGGAACTCTTCAAACTCGCTGTCGGGTTGGGCGGCGCGCTGAGCGGCGAACACGGCATCGGCCTGGCGAAGCGGGACGCTTTCCTGGCCCTGGGCGACCCGGTCCAGATCGAGCTGCTGCGCGGCCTGAAGCGCGCCTGGGACCCGGAGGGGATTTTCAATCCGGGGAAGGTGGTCTAG
- a CDS encoding MerR family transcriptional regulator — MPSSRSALRMAEVSRLCGISDQAIRFYERKGLILPVGRTLKGHRVYSPESLQSIRALKTAQSMGFSLDEIQTILKANSGEPDSCKDLQDLLEEKLKRVREMIGSLVLVETKIVGLLEQCAPCDGTMCPLRTDMASQEAIAGQRRCICLGGELGPTKGADPKANRSDT; from the coding sequence ATGCCGAGCAGTCGTTCAGCGCTTCGAATGGCAGAAGTGTCACGGCTCTGCGGCATCAGCGATCAGGCCATCCGTTTTTACGAGCGGAAAGGCTTGATTCTTCCGGTTGGCCGCACATTGAAGGGCCACCGAGTCTATTCGCCAGAGTCCCTCCAATCCATCCGCGCCCTTAAAACAGCGCAGAGCATGGGCTTCAGCCTTGATGAGATCCAAACCATATTGAAGGCGAACTCGGGGGAACCGGATTCTTGCAAGGATTTGCAGGATCTCCTCGAGGAAAAGCTGAAACGGGTCAGGGAAATGATCGGCTCCCTGGTCCTGGTCGAAACCAAGATCGTTGGCCTGCTGGAGCAGTGCGCCCCTTGCGACGGGACAATGTGCCCTTTGCGCACTGATATGGCATCCCAGGAAGCGATCGCAGGCCAGCGCAGGTGCATCTGCCTCGGAGGGGAACTGGGCCCAACAAAAGGCGCCGATCCAAAGGCCAACCGGTCCGATACATGA